CGTTTTTTATGTTAAAAATAAGATGTTCAGCTCCTTTTTTTATAGCATCTTTAGCTAAAGTATTGGCTTCTGAAACTTCAACGACATCAATATTTTGACTTATTTTCCAATTTGAAGCTTTAGAATTTGAAATATTAGGATGTGTTTCGAACTCATCGGCATGGTAAAATGGTTTGACATCTATACCGTCATCTGTTTTCCAAATTAAACTATCATTGTAATCTGCACCTTTTAGGTCGACTTGAATTTTTTGTTTCCATTCTTTTGAAGAAACACTTTTAAATTCTTGAAATAGTGATTTACTCATCTTTTTTAGATTTAGGAATGCTGTCTTCGTATTCTATAATGTAAATTTCTTCATTAGGCTTTTTCATGTAGTAGGTTTCTCTAGCTACTTTTTCAACACCTTTATCAGTGCTTAATTCTTTAGTAGCTTTCTCGTCCTTCTTCATCTCATTTATGTAATATTGTTTTTCTTTATTTAGTGCTTCTTTGTCCTCATTTAAATCATTGTGAAGTAACCAAGA
This DNA window, taken from Winogradskyella sp. PC-19, encodes the following:
- a CDS encoding FtsB family cell division protein; this encodes MAKFKKKYLKSFKNFYIIGLIAFAVWMLFFDTHSWLLHNDLNEDKEALNKEKQYYINEMKKDEKATKELSTDKGVEKVARETYYMKKPNEEIYIIEYEDSIPKSKKDE